In Pseudomonas sp. Q1-7, the genomic window GGTGTTGAGGCCGTCGAGCACCAGGGTGGCCTTGCGCAGGTGTTCCTGGACCCGGCCCGGGGTGCCGACGATGACGTGGGCGCCATGCTCCAGCGAGCCCACCTGCGGGCCGAAGGGCACGCCGCCGCAGAGCGTCAGTACCTTGATATTGCCGTGGCCACGGGCCAGGCGGCGGATTTCCTTGGCCACCTGGTCGGCCAGTTCGCGGGTGGGGCAGAGCACCAGTGCCTGGCAACCAAAGAAACGCGGGTTGAGCGGCTCCAGCAGGCCGATGCCGAAGGCAGCGGTCTTGCCGCTGCCGGTCTTGGCCTGGGCGATCAGGTCGCGGCCCTTGAGGATCAGCGGCAGGGCCTGGGCCTGGATCGGCGTCATGTCGCGATAGCCCAGGGTTTCCAGGTTGGCCAGGGTATCGGCGGAGAGGGGCAGGGTGTCGAAGGCGGTGCTGGTCACGGGAAAGGCCTGGGAGTCGAAATGGCGCGCAGTTTAGCAGGCCGGCGCGCGTCACCCCGGTCACTCGTCGCGATCGCCTTGCCAACCTGGGCGGCGACCGGCTCGCGTTCCGGCCAAGCCGGCGCCGGGGCAACTGGCGTCGGCCTGCTAGGCTTGCCACTATCCGAACTTCTCCGCCCTGCCTTGGAATAGGACTGTTCCCATGCGGACCCTCTGCGCGCTGCTAATGAGCTGGCTGAGCATCGCACCCTGCCTGGCGGCGGAGTGGTTTCCCCTGCGGGTCGAGGTGGAAGGCCGGGAAGCCAGCTACCGGCCGCTGAGCGGTGCGAGCAAGCCCTGGCGCATCTGCGCGCTGTTGCCCCATGGCATGGACCGCTACTGGTGGGGGGTGGCCTGGGGGCTGGACGAGGAAGCCCGGCGCCAGGGGGTTCATCTGGGCGTGTACGAGGCCGGGGGCTACCAGTTCCCCGACATGCAGCGCGCGCAGTTGGCCCGCTGCATCCAGCTGGCCGCCGACGCCTATGTGGTCGCCGCCATCAGCGCCGAGGGGCTGTGCGACGAGATCGCCCTGCTGCGCCGCGACAAGTTGCCGGTGATCGACCTGATCAACCGCGTCGACTGTCCTGACATCAACGCCCGTTCCCAGGTGGATTTCGCCGACATGGCCAAGGCGGCCGTGGCCTATATCCGCCAGCACAGCCAGGGGCGTCCGCTGCGCGTGGGCTGGCTGCCGGGGCCGCGTGACGCCGGCTGGGTGGCCGATGCCGAGCGCGGCCTGGCCGAGCTGGACGCGGGCAGTGGCCTGACCCTGGTACCCGGCGGCTACGGCCCGGTGGACCGTTCCACCCAGGCGGTGCTGGTGCGCCAGCTGCTGGCCCGCGAACCGGCGCTCGACTACATACTCGGCAATGCCGAGGCGGCCGCCTTCGCCGGGCAACTGGTGCGTTCCTCCGGTAGCCGCTACCAGGCGCAGGTGGTGTCGCTCTATGCCACCGAGCGGGTGCTGGAGGCGATTGCCGACGGTACCGTGCTGGCCGCGCCGACGGACTCGCCGGTGATCCAGGCGCGGGTGGCGATCGACCTGGCGGTGCGCGCGCTGGAGGGCAAGTCGTTGCCGGAGCGGGTCAGTCCGAAGATCGAGGTGATCGACAGGGACAACCTGGAACGCTTCGATATCAGCCACCTGATGCCGCCCAGCGGGCATTGGATGATCCGCCAGGAGCTGCCGGAGTAAGGCAACTGGCGGTTCGATCGACCTTCAATCGCGCTCGGGCAACGCCGGTTTTGCGAATCCATTGGCTATGTCTGCGTTAAGTATTGCTAGCAGGTCTGGCGCCCAGCTGATTTCCGAGTTCCGCTGAGGTTTCTGGTTTCGTCCCCCCGGACGAGTCACTTTCTCAGTCGCCGAAAGGAACCAAATGGCTTGCCCCTGCATCCGGGTTTGGCTTCGCCAAACTTCCCTCGCTCTATCCTTGCGCCGGGGGCACGCCTCTCGCGGCATCCATGCCGCTCGTCCCCCTGACTCGCTGCGCTCGCCCTTCGGGCCAGCCTTCGGCTGTTACTTCGCTGCGCTCCGTTTTGCAACGATTCCGCTCGGCCTCCTGAAGGGGCGGGGTCGCTGCCCCACCTTTCTCTGCTTGGTGTCAGACCGCTGGTGGCTTCAGGACTGTTTGTGCCTCGCCAGCGCGAGTCACCCCTCTACCTCTGGGAGAGGGGCGGGCCGCGTTCGGATGAGGGCTGTGTCAGGCTGGCGCGGAGGCCTGAACGAACCGCGCTAGAGCCCTCCGTCTGAAACCACAACTGCTAACGCGAACATAGCCAATTCATTCGCCCCTGCGGATGCCAGTCTTCCGTCGAAATGAAAAAGGCCCCTGGCGCATCGCACCCGGGGCCTCGTCATCACGCGCCCGGTCAGACTTGACGCAGCGGGGCGCCACGCACCGGTTTGTCGCCGGCCACGTAGTAGCTGGCGGTGCTGCGCGGCAGCGGTTTGCGGTTGCGGATTTTGTCGGCGATCTTCTCGGCAATCATGATGGTGGTCGCGTTGAGGTTGCCGGTGATGATCTCCGGCATGATCGACGCGTCCACCACCCGCAGGCCTTCCATGCCGTGCACGCGGCCCTGGCCATCCACCACCGCCATGTCGTCGGTGCCCATCTTGCAGGAGCAGGACGGGTGGAAGGCGGTTTCCGCGTGGTTGCGGATGAACTCGTCCAGCTCGGCGTCCGACTGCATGTTCACCCCCGGGCTCAGTTCGCGGCCACGGTACGGGTCCAGGGCCGGCTGGGCCATGATCTCGCGGGTGAGGCGTATGCCGTCGCGGAACTCCTGCCAGTCCTGTTCGTGGGACATGTAGTTGAACAGGATGCTCGGGTGTTGGCGCGGGTCCTTCGACTTCAGGTGGATGCGGCCGCGGCTGGGCGAGCGCATGGAGCCCATGTGCGCCTGGAAACCGTGTTCCTGCACACCCTTGCTGCCGTTGTAGTTGATCGCCACCGGCAGGAAGTGGAACTGGATGTTCGGCCAGGCGAACTCCGGGCGGGTGCGGATGAAACCACCGGCCTCGAACTGGTTGCTGGCGCCGAGGCCGGTGCCGAGGAACATCCACTCGGCGCCGATCGCCGGCTGGTTCCACCACTTGGTGGCCGGGTAGATGGACACCGGCTCCTTGCAGGCGTACTGCAGGTAGAGTTCGAGGTGGTCCTGCAGGTTGGCGCCGACGCCCGGCAGGTCATGTACCACCGGCACGTCGAGGTCGCGCAGCAGGGACGCCGGCCCGACGCCGGAGCGTTGCAGCAGTTGCGGCGAGGCGATGGCGCCGCTGCACACCAGCACTTCGCGGCGGGCATGGGCGGTGATCGGGTTGTCGCTGTTGCCACGCAGGTAGGCGACGCCAATGGCACGCTTGCCGCTGAACAGGATGCGGTCGGTCAGGGCATGGGTGACGATGGTCAGGTTGGGGCGATGGCGCGCCTGGTCCAGGTAGCCGCGGCCGGTGGCGGCACGGCGGCCTTCCGGGGTCACGGTGCGGTCCATGGGACCGAAGCCTTCCTGCTGGTAGCCGTTGAGGTCCTCGGTGCGCGGGTAGCCGGCCTGCACACCGGCTTCGACCATGGCGTGGAACAGCGGGTTGTTGCCAGCCTTGGGCGTGGCGACGCTCACCGGGCCGTCGCCGCCGTGGAAGTCGTTCGGGCCGATGTCGCGGGTTTCCGCCTTGCGGAAATAGGGCAGGCAATCCAGGTAGGTCCAGTCTTCCAGGCCCGGCGCCTTGGCCCAGCCGTCGAAGTCCAGGGCGTTGCCACGGATGTAGCACATGCCGTTGATCAGCGACGAGCCGCCCAGGCCCTTGCCGCGGCCGCATTCCATGCGGCGATTGTTCATGTAGGGCTCCGGATCGGTCTCGTAGGCCCAGTTGTAACGGCGTCCCTGCAGGGGGAAGGCGAGGGCGGCGGGCATCTGGGTACGGAAGTCCAGGCGGTAGTCCGGGCCGCCGGCTTCCAGCAGCAGCACGCTGACATCGGCGTCTTCGGTCAGGCGGGTGGCCAGGACGTTACCGGCGGAGCCGGCGCCGACGATGATGTAATCGAATTCTTGGGACATTTCACTTACCTGCTAATGGACCCGGATGGTTCCGGGGCACGGCATCTCTCTTCCCCGGACTGCAGCCGGGTTGCCAGGGCCGGCGTCGAGCCGGGGCCGGGGGCGCGTCTGCACCCCCGGCGGCACCGGTCAGAACACCGAGTAGTAGTCGCCCATTTCCACTTGCACGGACTTGATGCGCGTGTAATGGGCCAGGGTGGTCAGGCCGTTCTCGCGGCCGACGCCGGACTGCTTGTAGCCGCCCACCGGCATTTCGGCGGGGGACTCGCCCCAGGTGTTGATCCAGCAGATACCGGCTTCCAGCTTGTGGATCACGCGGTGGGCGCGGGCCAGGTCGCGGGTGACGACGCCGGCGGCCAGGCCGTAGTCGGTGTCGTTGGCGCGGCGGATGACTTCTTCCTCGGTGTCGTAGACCAGGATGCTCATCACCGGGCCGAAGATTTCCTCGCGGACGATGGTCATGTCGTCGGTGCAATCGCTGAACACGGTGGCCGCCACGTAGGCGCCCTTGGCGTATTCGCCGTCGGTGACGCGCTCGCCGCCGATCAGCAGGCGCGCGCCTTCCTTGCGGCCGGCCTCGATGTAGCCGAGCACGCTTTCCATGTGGGCGAAGCTGGTCAGCGGACCGAAGTTGGTGGTGGCGTCTTCCGGGTTGCCCAGGCGGATGCGCTTGACGCGCTCGACCACTTTCGCTTCGAAGCGGGCCTGCAGGGCGCGCGGCACGAACACGCGGGTACCGTTGGTGCAGACCTGGCCGGAGCTGAAGAAGTTGGCCATCACGGCGATGTCGGCGGCGCGGTCGAGGTCGGCGTCTTCGAAGATGATCAGCGGAGACTTGCCGCCCAGTTCCATGGTCACTTCCTTCAGCGAGGAGCTGGAGGCGCTGGCCATCACCTTCTTGCCGGTGGAGGTGCCGCCGGTGAAGGAGATCTTCTCGATCAGCGGGTGCTCGGTCAGCCACTGGCCGACTTCGCGGCCGCTGCCGGTGAGAACGTTGAATACGCCGTCCGGCACGCCGGCTTCGGTGTAGATCTCGGCCAGTTTCAGCGCGGTCAGCGGGGTGACTTCGCTGGGTTTGAAGATCATGGCGTTGCCGGCGGCGAGCGCAGGGGCGGATTTCCACATGGCGATCTGCACCGGGTAGTTCCAGGCGCCGATGCCGGCCACCACGCCCAGGGGCTCGCGGCGGGTGTAGACGAAGCTGGTTTCGCGCAGCGGGATCTGCTCGCCTTCGATGGCGGGGATCAGGCCGGCGTAGTACTCGATCACGTCGGCGCCGGTGACGATGTCCACGGCCTGGGTTTCGGCCAGCGGCTTGCCGGTGTCCAGGGTTTCCAGCGCGGCCAGCTCATCGTTGCGCTCACGCAGGATGTCGACGGCGCGGCGCAGGATGCGCGAACGTTGCATGGCGGTCATCGCGGCCCAGACTTTCTGGCCTTCGACGGCGCTGGCAACGGCGCGTTCGACGTCGTCCTTGCTGGCGCGCTGGACGTTGGCCAGGACTTCGCCGTTGGCGGGGTTGATGGTCTCGAAGGTGGCGCCGCTGGTGGAGTCGACGTAGCGACCGCCGATGTAGAGCTTCTGTTCTTCGAATCGGGCCATGGGGGGGTCCTCTCTAGGTCTTGTGTTCGCAAGGCGGCCGGGCGGATCAAGCCGCCTGCTTGGCCAGTTGTTGATCAAGGAATTCGTAGGCGAGCCGGCGTGCCTGCTCGGTATCGAAGGTTTCGCCGGACAGCGCACCGCGCAGCCAGAGGCCGTCGATCAGGGCGGCCAGGCCGCGGGCGGCGCTGCGGGCGCTTTGTGCATCGAGCTCGCGGCTGAACTGCCAGCAGAGGTTCGAGTAGAGGCGCAGGTCGTTGATGCGCTGCAAACGGCGCAGGGCCGGCTGGTGCATGCTGCTGGCCCAGAACGCCAGCCAGGTCTTCATGGCCGGACCGTTGACCTGGGACTCGTCGAAGTTGCCGTCGATGATGGAGCGGATGTAGCCGCGTGCGCTGTCGTCGCGCATGGCTGCGCGGCGCCTGCGCACCGCCGCCTGCAGGTCGTTCATGAGGAAACGCATGGCGGCTTCCAGCAGCCCGTTCTTGTCCTGGAAGTAGTGGCTGATGATGCCGTTGGAAACCCCGGCGAGCTTCGCGATGTAGGAAATGCTGGCGTCGCCCATGCCGACCTGGTCCACCGCCTCGAGGGTGGCGTGGATCAGTTGGGTCCGCCGCAGGGGCTGCATTCCAATCTTGGGCATGGGTTTCCTCCTTTTCCGGGGGCATTCCGGACGGGTTGAAATCCAGCCTACTTTAATTTGATTGATCGTTCAAACAACAAAGAATAAGCTGCGCACCATGAAGCGGGATGCGGCAGTTCGCCGCACCCGTTCCAGGGCCTTCGGCCGGCGCTGCCACTCGTCGCCGACCGGGGGTGCGGGACTGTCGTTGCGCCGCACAGGCGCCTGCTTTCACTGCCCAGGGAATTTCCCAATGAGTAAAGCTCCAACAACAATCAAACCTGAGAAGGTGCGCCTGAATCCGGTGGTGTTCTTCGGATCCACTGCGCTCATCCTGCTTCTCACGGTTGCCTTGATCGCGTTCCCGGAAGAGGCCGGCAGCGTGCTCGGCGAGGCCCAGGCCTGGCTGTCGCGCAGTTTCGGCTGGTACTACATGCTGGCCATCGGCGCCTACCTGTTCTTCGTCCTCTACGTCGCCTTCTCGCGCTTTGGCCACCTGCGACTGGGGCCGGACGACAGCAAGCCGGATTTCAGCTACGGCGCCTGGGCCGGCATGCTGTTCTCCTCGGGTATCGGCATCTCGCTGCTCTATTTCGCGGCCTCCGAACCCATCGACCACCTGTTCAACCCGCCGGAAGGCGAGCCGGGCAGCCAGCAGGCCGCGCGCCAGGCGCTGCAGCTGACCTTCCTCCACTGGGGCGTGCATGGCTGGGCCATCTATGCGCTGGTGGGCCTGGCGGTGGGCTACTTCGCCTACCGTCACAACAAGCCGTTGGCGTTGCGTTCGGCGCTTTATCCGCTGTTCGGCGAGCGCCTGATGAAGGGCTCGGTGGGCAACGCGGTGGATTGTTTCGGCATCTTCGTGACCCTGCTGGGCCTGGTGACCAACTTGGGCATCGGTTCGCTGCAGGTCTCCTCGGGCCTGGAATACCTCTTCGGCCTGCCCCATAGCCAGGGCGCGCTACTGGCGGTGATCCTGGTGATGAGCGCGGTGGCTACCCTGGCCGCGGTGTCCGGCATCGAGAAGGGCATCCGCCGTCTGTCCAACCTGAACATCATCCTGTTCAGCGGCCTGCTGGTGTTCGTGCTGCTGGCCGGCGAAACCCTGCACCTGCTCAACGGTTTCGTGCAGAACCTGGGCGACTACCTCAACGGCCTGGTGCTGAAGACCTTCGACCTCTACGTGTACACCGGCCAGTCCGGCAAGAGCGAAGAATGGATGGGCCTGTGGACCCTGTTCTATTGGGCCTGGTGGATTTCCTGGGCGCCCTTCGTCGGCATGTTCGTGGCGCGTATTTCCCGTGGCCGCACCGTGCGCGAGCTGGTCAGCGGCGTGCTGCTGATCCCGCTGGGCTTCACCCTGGCCTGGCTCTCGGTGTTCGGCAACAGCGCCCTGGACCTGGTCATGAACCAGAACGCCGCGGACCTGGGCAAGGCGGCGCTGGAACAGCCGGCGATGTCCATCTACCTGCTGCTGGAACATTACCCCTGGGCCAAGGCGGTGATCGGCCTGTCGATCTGCGTCGGCTTCGTACTCTTCCTCACCCCGGCCGACTCCGGTTCGGTGATGCTGGCCAACCTGTCCCGCGAGGAAGGCGACCTGGACGAGGACGCGCCCAACTGGCTGCGGATCTTCTGGTCCGTGGTGGTGACCCTGGCGACCATCGGCCTGCTCTTCGCCGGCAACTTCACCGCCATGCAGACGGTGGTGGTGCTGGCCGGCCTGCCGTTCTCGGTGGTGCTGCTGCTCTACATGTTCGCTCTGCTGAAAGCCATGAAGGCCGACCTGGCGGCGCAGCAGTCGGCGCCGGCGGCGACCCAGGTGGTCGAACTGCGAGGCGAGGCGGCCTGACGCGACCCTTGGCTGCAATGAAGAAGCCCGGTCCCAGGACCGGGCTTTTTCTTTGTGGGAGCGAATTCATTCGCGAATGAACTCGCTCCCACAGCAGAGGGGATCAGGCCTCGGCCTTCGCCAACTGCTGGTCCAGGTAGTCGTAGGCGAGTTGCAGCGCCTGCCCGACGTTGAACGCATCGCCCGACAGCGCGCCGCGCAGCCACAGGCCGTCGATCAGCGCGGCCAGGCCGCGGGCGGCGGAGCGCGCCTGGTGCCGGGGCAGGGTCCGGCGCAGCTCGCAGCAGAGGTTGGAGTAGAGCCGGTGGTCGTTGATCCGCTGCAGGCGGCGCAGCGACGGCTGGTGCATGCTGGCGGCCCAGAAGGCCAGCCAGGTCTTCATGGCCGGGCCGTTGACCTGGCTGTCGTCGAAGTTGCCGGCGACGATGGCCCGCAGGTGCTCGCGCGGCGAGTCGTCGCGCAGGGCGGCGCGGCGCTGGCGCACGGCTGAGCTGAGCGCCCCCATCAGATGGCGCATGGTGGCTTCCAGCAGACCGTTCTTGTCCCGGAAGTAGTGGCTGATGATGCCGTTGGAAACGCCGGCGATGCGGGCGATATAGGCAATGCTGGCATCGGCCAGGCCCACCTGGTCGACGGCTTCGAGGGTGGCCTGGATCAACTGCGAGCGGCGGATCGGCTGCATTCCGACCTTGGGCATCGGATATTTCCACCATTTTGTGTGGGAATCGGGAGCGCGCAGTCTAGGGGGAAATTGATTGATCGATCAATTGATGGGGTTTATCGGGGCGGCGAGGCTCCAGCTGTAGGAGCGATTTCAATCGCGAAAGGGACGCTCAGCGACCCCAGCCTTTCCGGGGCAGGCCTGCGGCCTGCATCGCGATTGAAATCGCTCCCACAAAAAGCAGAACGCCCCCGCGGGCGGTGGCCGGCGGGGGCGTCGGGGGCGAGGTGGCTGGTTACTTCAACCACTCCTCCACGCGCTGCGGGTTCTTGGTGATCCAGTCCTTGGCGGCCGCTTCCGGCTTGGCGCCTTCGCGGATGGCCAGCATCACCGAGCCCACTTCTTCGCCGCTCCAGGAGAATTTCTTCAGGAAGGCGGTGGCGTCGGCGGCCTTGGCTTCCAGGCCCGGATTGACCACGGTGTCGACGTGCTCGTCATCGCCGTAGACCTTTTTCGGGTCTTCCAGGAAGCGCAGCTTCCACTTGGCGAACATCCAGTGGGGAATCCAGCCGGTGACCACGATGGGTTTCTGGGCCTTCTCGGCGCGGGTGAGGGCGGTGGCCATGGCCGGGCCGGAGCTGGGCATCAGCTTGATGTCCAGGTTGTACTGCTTGATGGCGTCCTCGGTGCGGCGCATCACGCCGGCGCCGGCATCGATACCGGTGATCTTGCCGTCGAAGTCGGCCTTGTAGGTGTTCAGGTCCTCGATGGATTTGGCTTTCACATAGTCGGGCACGATCAGGCCGATCTTGGCGCCCTCGTAGTTGGAGCCGAGCACCACCACCTTGTCCTTGAGCTTGGCGTAGTACTCGCCGTGGGTGGCCGGCAGCCAGGCGGAGAGGGTGGCGTCCAGGTCGCCGCGGGCCACGCCCTGCCACATGATGGCCGGCTCGACGGGCTTCAGCTCGACGTCGTAGCCGAGCTTCTCCTTGAGGATCTCTCCCGCCACGTAGGTGGCGGCGACGCTGTCGTCCCAACCGTTCACATAGCCGATCTTCAGGGTCGGTTTGTCGGCGGCCTGGACCATGCCCACGCCGAGGGCAAGGGTGGCGACACCGAGGGTCTTGAGACAAAGGGATTTCAACTTGCGCATACGTATTGCTCCATCAGGTGGGATTGGCAGCTAACTACGTGGTCGATCACCCGTTCTGAGGCGGGTGTCGCGACTGTGCCGCTCGCGGCCCGTCACCGGGCCACGATTGGCGAATTGCAAGGGAACAGGCCCCGCGAGGGGGCCTGAAATTACAGGCCGATGTGTTTTTTCACGGCGGCGGCGCCGTCCTGGCCATCGAAGGTGGTGACGCCGGCGAGCCACTTGTCCAGCGCGGCCGGGTTGGCCTTGAGCCAGTTGGCGGCAACCTTCACCGGGTCTTCCTTCTCGAGGATCTTCTCCATCAGCTGGCTTTCCATCTGCACGTTGAATTGCAGATTGTTCAGCAGCTTGCCGACGTTCGCGCAGCGTTGCTCGTAGTCCGGCGGTACCACGGTGTAGACCTTGGCGGCGCCGTAGTCCGGGCCGAACACATCGTCACCGCCGGCGAGGTAGGTGAGGTCGAACTGGGTATTCATCGGGTGCGGTGCCCAGCCGAGGAACACCACCGGCTCCTTCTTCTTCACCGCGCGCTGCACCTGCACCAACATGCCCGCTTCGGAAGACTCGACCATACGGAACTCGCCCAGACCGAACTGGTCGCCCTTGATCATCTTGTCGATCAGCAGGTTGCCGTCGTTGCCGGGCTCGATGCCGTAGATCTTGCCGCCCAGCTGCTCCTTGAACTTGGCGATGTCCTGGAAGCTCTTCAGCCCGGCGTCAGCCGCGTAGGTGGGGACCGCCAGGGTGTACTTGGCGCCTTCCAGGTTGGGGGTCGGCAGTACCTTCACGCCATTGTCCTTGGTGAAGGGTTCGATCACCGCGTCCATGGACGGTGCCCAGTAGCCGAGGAAGACGTCGATCTGCTTGTTCTTCACGCCGGTGAAGGCGATGGGCACGGAGGCCATGATCTTGCGCGGGGTGTAACCCAGCCCCTCGGTCAGCACCATGGCCACGCCCGTAGTGGCGGCAATGTCGGCCCAGCCGATCTCGGCGAAGCGGACCTGCTTGCAGCTCTGCGGTTCCTGGGCCCAGGCACCCTGGGCCAGCGCGCAGGCCAGCAGGCCCAGTGCCGCCACTTTTTTCATTCTTTTCATTCGCGACTCCCTGAACGTTGAAAGATGAAGCGTCGGTTATTGCACTTGCTGCCGCTGCAGCTTGGCGCTCAGCCAGCCGAAGGCCTTGCTGCGCGTCGAGGTTTGAGGCGTCCCGAAGCTTTCGGTGATGCGGTCGAGGATGATCGCCAGCAGAACCACGGCCATGCCGCTCTCGAAGCCCAGGCCGATATCCAGGCGCTGGATACTGGCGAGCACGTCGTTACCCAGGCCGCCGGCGCCGACCATCGAAGCGATGATCACCATGGACAGCGCCATCATGATGGTCTGGTTAACGCCGGCCATGATCGACGGCATGGCGTTCGGCAGCTGCACTTTGTATAGCAGCTGCCAGCTGGTGCAGCCGAAGGATTGGCCGGCTTCGACGATTTCCTTGTTCACCTGGCGGATACCGAGGCTGGTCAGGCGCACTGCCGGCGGCATGGCGAAGATCACCGTGGCGATGATGCCGGGCACGCGGCCGAGGCCGAAGAGCATGGCTGCCGGGATCAGGTAGACGAACGCCGGCATGGTCTGCATGAAGTCCAGGATCGGCCGGATGACGACCGCGACCCGTTCGCTCCTGGCGGCCCAGATGCCCAGCGGAATACCCAGCAGCAGGCTGATCAGGGTGGACGAGAAGGTCAGGCCAAGGGTGACCACCGTCTGTTCCCAGAAGCCGGTCAGCACGATCAGGATCAGCGAGGCGGCGGTGAAGGCGGCGAACTTGGCGCCGATGCGCCAGAAGCCCAGGCCCACGAAGATGGCGATGATCGCCCAGGCCGGCGGCCAGAGCAGGAAGCGTTCGATCAGCTCGGAGAAGCCGCTGACCACGTTGCCGACGCTTTCGAAGGCGCCGCTGTAGTTCTCCAGAAGATGCTGGACGACATCATTCACCCAGCTGCCCAGATCCAGTTTTTCGCTCATCGTCATTCTCCCCGCAGGCGGCTCAGCAGGCGGCCTTTGCTGATCGCGCCGCTATAGCGGCCACTCTGGTCGACCACCGGGATCGGCCCCTCGTTGATCACCAGACGCTGGATGACGCTGTCCAGAGGCAGGTCTTCCGGCACCGGATCGATGTGCTTGAGCAGGCCCTGCTCCAGGTCCAGGGTCCGGCCGCCTTCTACCAGCAGGGCGATCTTTTCCAGGCTGATGGAGCCGCGGAAGTTGTTCTTCTCGTCGACGATGAAGGCGTAGTGCTTGTCCATGGCCTGCAGCTTCTGGCAGACGGTCTGGGCATCCGGCGCCTTGCCGTTGTGCACGAACAGCGGAACGCTGTCGGACTTGAGCTGGCCGGCGGTGAGGTAGCGGCTGGTGTCGACGGTGTTGAAGAAGTTGCGCACGTAGTCGTTGGCCGGGTTCTCGATGATCTCCTGGGGCGTGCCCACCTGGATCAGCTTGCCGCCTTCCATGATGCCGATGCGCGAACCGATGCGCATGGCTTCCTCGATATCGTGGGACACGAAAATGATGGTGCGGCTGTGCTTCTTCTGCAGGTCCAGCAGTACGTCCTGCATCTCGCGGCGCTTGAGCGGGTCGAGGGCGGAGAAGGCCTCGTCCATGATGATCATCGAGGGGTCGACGGCCAGGGCGCGGGCCAGGCCGACACGCTGCTGCATGCCGCCCGAGAGTTCGTGGGGATATTTGTGGGCGAAGCTGGCCAGGCCGACCTGCTCCAGCACTTCCATGGCGCGTTGCTCGCGTTCCTTCCGACTCTTGCCGGCCACTTCCAGGCCGAAGGCAGCGTTGTCCAGCACACTGCGTGAAGGCATCAGGGCGAAGGACTGGAACACCATGCTCATGTCGCGGCGGCGCAGGTCGATCAGTTGCGACTTGGGCAACTTGGCGACGTTCTGGCCGTCGATGAAGACATCGCCAGCGGTGGGCTCGATCAGTCGGTTGATCAAGCGGATCAGGGTCGACTTGCCCGACCCGGACAGGCCCATCAGCACGAAGATCTCGCCTTCGTTGACGCTGAAGGACACGTCGCTGACGCCGATCACTGCGCCTTTTTCAGCCAGGATCTTTTCCTTGCTCCAGCCTTGCTTGAGTAAATCGATTGCTTCTTGTGGTTGTTGCCCGAAAACCTTGTAGAGGTTTTGAACCACGATCTTTCCAGACTGCATGGGATAGTTCCCCTTCAGTAGACATCCAGGTCAGCTACACGGAGCCAGAACCGGCGCTCGACGACGCACAGCCTGGTGATGCCGACTGTCTTGCCTGTGTGGATAACAATGTTTCGAGAACCTGACAGCCCTCTGGCAGTGTTACGAAACCCATTCCCTGG contains:
- a CDS encoding BCCT family transporter translates to MFFGSTALILLLTVALIAFPEEAGSVLGEAQAWLSRSFGWYYMLAIGAYLFFVLYVAFSRFGHLRLGPDDSKPDFSYGAWAGMLFSSGIGISLLYFAASEPIDHLFNPPEGEPGSQQAARQALQLTFLHWGVHGWAIYALVGLAVGYFAYRHNKPLALRSALYPLFGERLMKGSVGNAVDCFGIFVTLLGLVTNLGIGSLQVSSGLEYLFGLPHSQGALLAVILVMSAVATLAAVSGIEKGIRRLSNLNIILFSGLLVFVLLAGETLHLLNGFVQNLGDYLNGLVLKTFDLYVYTGQSGKSEEWMGLWTLFYWAWWISWAPFVGMFVARISRGRTVRELVSGVLLIPLGFTLAWLSVFGNSALDLVMNQNAADLGKAALEQPAMSIYLLLEHYPWAKAVIGLSICVGFVLFLTPADSGSVMLANLSREEGDLDEDAPNWLRIFWSVVVTLATIGLLFAGNFTAMQTVVVLAGLPFSVVLLLYMFALLKAMKADLAAQQSAPAATQVVELRGEAA
- the betA gene encoding choline dehydrogenase: MSQEFDYIIVGAGSAGNVLATRLTEDADVSVLLLEAGGPDYRLDFRTQMPAALAFPLQGRRYNWAYETDPEPYMNNRRMECGRGKGLGGSSLINGMCYIRGNALDFDGWAKAPGLEDWTYLDCLPYFRKAETRDIGPNDFHGGDGPVSVATPKAGNNPLFHAMVEAGVQAGYPRTEDLNGYQQEGFGPMDRTVTPEGRRAATGRGYLDQARHRPNLTIVTHALTDRILFSGKRAIGVAYLRGNSDNPITAHARREVLVCSGAIASPQLLQRSGVGPASLLRDLDVPVVHDLPGVGANLQDHLELYLQYACKEPVSIYPATKWWNQPAIGAEWMFLGTGLGASNQFEAGGFIRTRPEFAWPNIQFHFLPVAINYNGSKGVQEHGFQAHMGSMRSPSRGRIHLKSKDPRQHPSILFNYMSHEQDWQEFRDGIRLTREIMAQPALDPYRGRELSPGVNMQSDAELDEFIRNHAETAFHPSCSCKMGTDDMAVVDGQGRVHGMEGLRVVDASIMPEIITGNLNATTIMIAEKIADKIRNRKPLPRSTASYYVAGDKPVRGAPLRQV
- the betI gene encoding transcriptional regulator BetI, with amino-acid sequence MPKVGMQPIRRSQLIQATLEAVDQVGLADASIAYIARIAGVSNGIISHYFRDKNGLLEATMRHLMGALSSAVRQRRAALRDDSPREHLRAIVAGNFDDSQVNGPAMKTWLAFWAASMHQPSLRRLQRINDHRLYSNLCCELRRTLPRHQARSAARGLAALIDGLWLRGALSGDAFNVGQALQLAYDYLDQQLAKAEA
- the torT gene encoding TMAO reductase system periplasmic protein TorT, translated to MRTLCALLMSWLSIAPCLAAEWFPLRVEVEGREASYRPLSGASKPWRICALLPHGMDRYWWGVAWGLDEEARRQGVHLGVYEAGGYQFPDMQRAQLARCIQLAADAYVVAAISAEGLCDEIALLRRDKLPVIDLINRVDCPDINARSQVDFADMAKAAVAYIRQHSQGRPLRVGWLPGPRDAGWVADAERGLAELDAGSGLTLVPGGYGPVDRSTQAVLVRQLLAREPALDYILGNAEAAAFAGQLVRSSGSRYQAQVVSLYATERVLEAIADGTVLAAPTDSPVIQARVAIDLAVRALEGKSLPERVSPKIEVIDRDNLERFDISHLMPPSGHWMIRQELPE
- the betB gene encoding betaine-aldehyde dehydrogenase, whose product is MARFEEQKLYIGGRYVDSTSGATFETINPANGEVLANVQRASKDDVERAVASAVEGQKVWAAMTAMQRSRILRRAVDILRERNDELAALETLDTGKPLAETQAVDIVTGADVIEYYAGLIPAIEGEQIPLRETSFVYTRREPLGVVAGIGAWNYPVQIAMWKSAPALAAGNAMIFKPSEVTPLTALKLAEIYTEAGVPDGVFNVLTGSGREVGQWLTEHPLIEKISFTGGTSTGKKVMASASSSSLKEVTMELGGKSPLIIFEDADLDRAADIAVMANFFSSGQVCTNGTRVFVPRALQARFEAKVVERVKRIRLGNPEDATTNFGPLTSFAHMESVLGYIEAGRKEGARLLIGGERVTDGEYAKGAYVAATVFSDCTDDMTIVREEIFGPVMSILVYDTEEEVIRRANDTDYGLAAGVVTRDLARAHRVIHKLEAGICWINTWGESPAEMPVGGYKQSGVGRENGLTTLAHYTRIKSVQVEMGDYYSVF
- the betI gene encoding transcriptional regulator BetI, producing MPKIGMQPLRRTQLIHATLEAVDQVGMGDASISYIAKLAGVSNGIISHYFQDKNGLLEAAMRFLMNDLQAAVRRRRAAMRDDSARGYIRSIIDGNFDESQVNGPAMKTWLAFWASSMHQPALRRLQRINDLRLYSNLCWQFSRELDAQSARSAARGLAALIDGLWLRGALSGETFDTEQARRLAYEFLDQQLAKQAA